In Dysgonomonadaceae bacterium zrk40, one genomic interval encodes:
- a CDS encoding rod shape-determining protein RodA, with protein sequence MIYQGSSDRVEKGKIDWMTISFYFLFVLLGWLNIYAASFDLENATGLFDLSGRAGSQLVWIGTSLLLAFALLKIDVRFYETYALLFYLIGIALLLITLVVAKEINGSRSWLIIGPVRLQPAEFMKFLIALSLAKVFNAYGFRLMERRNLFLVSAIILLPVLLVIAQSETGTALVYLSLILVLYREGLPGGFLFMGIAAIIYFVLGIKFSDTNVGIISLGEFITLLLIVIFSASMIRNYLKRLRPFLVMLLLVAAIFLAAYILTLFGISIDWGVTALAAFSVAALFLIYLFFRYRQRSYLYILLFMIGSFLFLESVEYVFNDVLQPHQQMRIKVTLGMEQDLSGAGYHVGQSKIAIGSGGLTGKGFLNGTQTKLKYVPEQDTDFIFCTIGEEHGFIGSAIILMLFVVFILRLLHLAERQTSVFGRVYGYSVTSIFLFHLVINVGMVIGIMPVIGIPLPFFSYGGSSLWGFTILLFILLRIDKSRNRN encoded by the coding sequence ATGATCTATCAAGGCAGTAGCGATCGGGTGGAGAAAGGTAAAATTGATTGGATGACAATCAGTTTCTATTTTCTTTTTGTGTTGTTGGGATGGCTTAACATCTACGCTGCCAGCTTCGATCTGGAGAATGCCACCGGCCTGTTCGACCTCTCGGGGAGAGCCGGCTCCCAGCTGGTCTGGATTGGCACTTCCCTCTTACTGGCATTTGCGCTTCTCAAGATTGATGTCCGCTTTTACGAGACCTATGCCCTTCTCTTTTATCTGATCGGTATTGCCTTGTTGCTCATCACCCTGGTGGTAGCCAAGGAGATCAACGGTTCACGCTCATGGCTGATCATTGGTCCTGTGCGACTCCAACCGGCCGAGTTCATGAAGTTCCTCATCGCCCTTTCACTTGCCAAGGTATTTAACGCCTATGGTTTTCGTCTCATGGAGCGACGTAACCTCTTCCTGGTTTCGGCCATCATCCTGCTGCCGGTACTGTTGGTTATTGCGCAGAGCGAAACAGGCACGGCACTGGTCTACCTCAGCTTGATCCTGGTTCTCTACCGTGAGGGACTCCCCGGAGGCTTTCTCTTTATGGGGATAGCTGCTATCATTTATTTCGTGCTGGGAATCAAGTTTTCAGACACCAATGTAGGTATCATCTCACTGGGTGAATTCATTACCCTTCTGCTAATTGTGATTTTTAGTGCTTCCATGATCCGTAATTATCTCAAGCGACTGAGACCCTTTTTGGTGATGCTTCTCTTGGTTGCAGCCATCTTTCTTGCTGCTTACATCCTCACCCTTTTCGGGATTTCAATCGACTGGGGAGTGACTGCCCTGGCAGCATTCTCTGTAGCAGCCCTCTTTTTGATTTATCTCTTTTTCAGATACAGACAACGGAGCTATCTCTACATTCTGCTTTTCATGATAGGCTCATTTCTGTTTCTTGAATCGGTGGAATATGTTTTCAACGATGTACTGCAACCACACCAACAGATGCGTATCAAGGTGACGCTTGGCATGGAACAGGATTTGAGTGGTGCCGGTTATCACGTGGGACAGTCCAAAATTGCCATCGGTTCTGGTGGATTGACCGGAAAAGGATTTCTCAATGGTACCCAGACCAAGCTTAAATATGTACCGGAGCAGGATACTGATTTCATCTTTTGTACCATCGGTGAAGAACATGGATTTATTGGCTCAGCCATCATCCTGATGCTGTTTGTGGTCTTCATACTGCGATTGCTTCATCTGGCTGAACGACAGACCTCTGTTTTCGGACGGGTATACGGCTATTCAGTTACGAGCATCTTCCTCTTTCACCTTGTCATCAACGTGGGGATGGTGATTGGCATCATGCCGGTGATCGGCATACCCCTTCCTTTCTTCAGCTATGGTGGATCTTCACTATGGGGATTCACCATCCTGCTTTTTATCCTGCTGCGCATCGACAAGTCGCGCAACAGGAATTGA
- a CDS encoding SDR family oxidoreductase, whose amino-acid sequence MTNKTVLITGASKGIGRELAIIFAERGCNLLLAARSERELNELKLLLEKEYDVTVQTFYSDLSLPDAAQQLFEAVKSLEIDVDYLVNNAGFGDYGAFADTYWERYEKMIQLNVTALTQLTHLFVTQWRGRKEGKILNVSSTAAFQPGPMMAVYFASKAFVLSLSEAVDNELRAEGITVTALCPGPTATHFGEESKMNASQLVKNVQIADARSVALMGYRAMMKGKPVVIHGAMNKIAPFFIRFMPRKWVTRLSAQVMKK is encoded by the coding sequence ATGACAAATAAAACAGTGCTGATTACTGGTGCATCCAAAGGTATTGGACGTGAGCTGGCAATAATTTTTGCCGAAAGGGGTTGTAACCTGTTGCTGGCTGCACGCAGTGAGCGGGAACTCAACGAACTGAAACTGTTGCTGGAGAAGGAATATGATGTGACGGTGCAGACTTTTTACAGTGATCTCTCCTTGCCCGATGCTGCACAACAGCTTTTTGAGGCGGTTAAATCACTGGAGATCGATGTTGACTACCTGGTGAACAATGCCGGATTTGGTGATTATGGTGCTTTTGCTGATACATACTGGGAGCGTTATGAAAAGATGATACAGCTCAACGTGACTGCACTCACCCAGCTCACCCATCTCTTCGTCACCCAGTGGCGTGGCCGTAAAGAAGGTAAGATCCTCAATGTCTCCTCAACCGCAGCCTTCCAGCCCGGTCCCATGATGGCGGTCTACTTCGCCAGTAAGGCTTTCGTGCTGAGCCTCTCTGAGGCAGTAGACAACGAATTGAGAGCCGAGGGGATCACTGTCACTGCCCTCTGTCCGGGACCCACCGCCACCCACTTTGGTGAAGAGTCCAAAATGAACGCCTCGCAGTTGGTCAAAAATGTGCAGATAGCCGATGCCCGTTCTGTAGCACTGATGGGTTATCGTGCCATGATGAAAGGGAAGCCGGTGGTGATTCACGGTGCCATGAACAAGATAGCTCCTTTTTTCATTCGTTTCATGCCCAGAAAATGGGTGACACGTCTCTCCGCACAGGTAATGAAGAAATAA
- the tsaA gene encoding tRNA (N6-threonylcarbamoyladenosine(37)-N6)-methyltransferase TrmO: MRMKPIAHIRSDFSTKFGIPRQSGLIAELKGEIIFEPEYRNPEALRGLDHFSHIWLIWEFSASKREKWSPTVRPPRLGGNRRMGVFATRSPFRPNPLGLSSVRLEHIEWHTEAGPVLHVTGADLMDGTPIFDIKPYIAYSDSHADATGGFTSNVARSRLEVMIPPEWLQRISPAKHQVLREVLTNDPRPSYQDDANRIYGLAFAGLDVRFTVSDKVLTVVEVVELQ, from the coding sequence ATCAGGATGAAACCGATCGCCCATATCCGTTCCGATTTTTCTACCAAGTTCGGTATTCCCCGCCAAAGTGGTTTGATAGCTGAACTGAAAGGGGAAATTATCTTTGAACCGGAATATCGGAATCCGGAAGCCTTGAGGGGACTGGATCACTTCTCTCATATCTGGCTCATATGGGAATTTTCCGCCTCGAAGCGTGAAAAATGGTCGCCCACCGTCCGTCCCCCGCGGCTGGGTGGCAACAGGCGCATGGGTGTCTTCGCCACTCGTTCTCCTTTCCGGCCCAACCCCCTTGGCCTCTCATCGGTCAGGCTCGAGCATATTGAGTGGCATACAGAAGCAGGGCCGGTACTGCATGTGACAGGTGCCGATCTGATGGATGGCACTCCAATCTTTGATATCAAGCCTTATATTGCCTATAGCGACTCTCATGCGGATGCAACTGGAGGCTTTACAAGCAATGTTGCACGCTCCCGGTTGGAGGTGATGATACCCCCAGAGTGGTTGCAGAGGATTTCTCCCGCAAAACATCAGGTGCTCAGGGAAGTGCTGACCAACGATCCACGGCCATCCTATCAGGATGATGCGAATAGAATTTACGGACTGGCTTTTGCCGGGCTGGATGTGCGTTTCACCGTGTCGGACAAAGTGCTGACAGTGGTAGAAGTGGTTGAATTACAATAG
- the mtgA gene encoding monofunctional biosynthetic peptidoglycan transglycosylase — protein MKKLIRFFWKVVLWFVLLSVAGVVLFRFVPVPGTPLMAIRSVQSLSKGERPVVTYRWVPYDQISDHLKRAVIASEDQRFYTHHGFDRIEIEKAIKENKTRKKARGASTISQQTAKNLFLWPQSSWFRKALETWFTLLMELLWSKDRILEVYLNIMETGKGLYGAEAVARSHFNSTASKLTPQQSALIAATLPNPLLYSSRQPGPYIQRRQGQILRQMHTIHLVEDGGER, from the coding sequence ATGAAGAAACTGATTCGTTTTTTTTGGAAAGTGGTGCTGTGGTTTGTGCTGCTCTCGGTCGCAGGAGTAGTTCTCTTCCGGTTTGTTCCAGTTCCCGGCACTCCCCTGATGGCTATTCGTTCAGTGCAGTCTCTCAGCAAGGGAGAGCGGCCGGTGGTTACCTATCGGTGGGTTCCCTATGATCAGATCTCTGATCACCTGAAACGAGCTGTGATCGCCTCCGAAGATCAACGCTTTTACACTCATCATGGTTTTGATCGCATCGAGATTGAAAAAGCAATCAAAGAAAATAAAACACGCAAGAAAGCCCGTGGTGCCAGCACCATCTCACAGCAGACTGCCAAGAACCTCTTTCTGTGGCCGCAATCGTCCTGGTTTCGCAAGGCGTTGGAGACCTGGTTCACTCTTCTGATGGAACTGTTGTGGTCCAAAGATCGCATCCTGGAGGTTTACCTGAATATCATGGAGACCGGGAAGGGGCTCTACGGTGCCGAGGCGGTTGCACGAAGCCATTTCAACAGCACCGCTTCAAAGCTCACCCCTCAACAGTCGGCGCTGATAGCGGCAACGCTCCCCAATCCGTTGCTATACAGTTCCCGCCAACCGGGTCCTTACATTCAAAGAAGACAAGGTCAGATCCTCCGTCAGATGCATACAATTCATCTTGTTGAGGATGGTGGTGAGAGGTAA
- a CDS encoding nitrous oxide-stimulated promoter family protein: MNEAEKRVVGKMIAIYCRGRHGSSGQLCGECEKLYRYAEQRLEHCPFGEQKPTCGSCTVHCYKSDMRQQIREVMRMAGPRMLLLHPIDTLRHFHREHQRNRRYARGAKISKNETGETA, encoded by the coding sequence ATGAACGAAGCTGAAAAGAGGGTTGTAGGGAAGATGATCGCCATCTACTGCCGGGGAAGGCATGGCTCCTCCGGTCAGCTATGCGGGGAATGTGAGAAGTTATACCGATACGCGGAACAACGGCTCGAGCATTGCCCCTTTGGTGAACAAAAACCCACCTGCGGTTCATGCACCGTGCACTGTTACAAGAGCGACATGCGGCAGCAGATTCGTGAGGTGATGCGAATGGCCGGCCCGCGCATGCTGCTGTTGCATCCGATAGACACCCTCCGCCATTTTCACAGAGAGCATCAGAGAAACCGTAGATACGCTCGGGGAGCGAAAATAAGTAAAAATGAGACAGGTGAAACAGCTTAG
- a CDS encoding LuxR family transcriptional regulator, producing MKQLSYDSIMADVLAEHNELIPVLNRFGICLGVGNQTLLSLCEAHDLNPEFILTVLNVYLDDSYMPDGVLQLFDTGLIADYFHRTMENYINVLVPNIEKHLNAFIALSGSENRELGMLRSLFLQFSERMTGYLQRMANDDDDDLPDDLLHDLKSILIKHLAQEYNQNLAYATIFSVHSLEKDLAAHNRLRNRVLRPKLNELDHIGMSELRQSIAEEHNHSRNSYADRSLTNRETEILRLIVQGRTSKEIAEELVISHNTVLTHRKNIIAKTGIKTVSGLTFYCIRNGLISL from the coding sequence GTGAAACAGCTTAGTTACGATAGCATCATGGCCGATGTGTTGGCAGAGCACAATGAGTTGATACCTGTCCTTAACCGGTTCGGAATCTGTCTCGGCGTGGGCAATCAGACATTGCTGTCATTGTGTGAGGCACATGACCTGAACCCTGAATTCATCCTTACCGTCCTGAACGTTTACCTCGACGACTCCTACATGCCAGATGGCGTGTTGCAATTGTTCGACACCGGTCTGATTGCCGATTACTTCCATCGTACGATGGAGAACTACATCAACGTGTTGGTTCCCAACATCGAGAAGCACCTCAACGCCTTCATAGCCCTAAGTGGCAGTGAAAACCGTGAACTGGGCATGCTGCGTAGTCTATTCCTTCAGTTCAGTGAAAGGATGACCGGTTACCTGCAACGGATGGCCAATGACGATGATGATGACTTGCCCGATGACCTGTTACATGACCTGAAAAGCATCCTGATCAAGCATCTCGCACAGGAGTATAACCAGAACCTCGCTTACGCCACTATCTTCTCGGTACACTCACTGGAAAAGGATCTGGCAGCACACAATAGGCTGCGCAACAGGGTGCTCCGGCCCAAACTGAATGAACTTGATCATATCGGAATGAGTGAGCTGCGGCAGTCAATTGCCGAGGAACACAACCATTCACGCAATAGTTATGCGGATCGCTCGCTCACCAACCGTGAGACTGAGATTCTGCGGCTGATCGTGCAGGGTCGCACCAGCAAGGAGATCGCCGAGGAGCTGGTAATCAGCCATAACACGGTGCTCACCCACCGCAAGAACATCATCGCCAAGACGGGAATCAAAACGGTCTCCGGCCTCACCTTCTACTGCATAAGGAACGGGTTGATCTCTTTGTAA
- a CDS encoding creatininase family protein: MSHPTFFRLPETNYGEVLEHTYDIALLPWGAIEPHNYHLPYLTDAILTYEIAVDCASNAFEQGVTCMVMPPVWLGSQNPGQWNKPFCIHTRSETQLAILTDIVTSLHGLGFRKLVILNGHGGNSFKPYVRDLAMRYPDFTIVVVDWWTTVPTAGYFEEQPDEHAGEQETSVMLHYHPELVDMAKAGDGKVAPCRIAGVDNKTGWMPRNWDEVSADTGIGNPRKSTAEKGSRYVQAVVEKITSLLVDLKLDR, from the coding sequence ATGTCACATCCTACTTTTTTTCGTCTTCCCGAAACCAATTACGGAGAAGTCCTGGAACATACATACGATATCGCCCTCCTTCCCTGGGGAGCCATCGAACCGCATAACTATCACCTGCCCTACCTGACCGATGCCATCCTCACATACGAGATCGCGGTCGATTGTGCCTCCAATGCCTTTGAACAGGGGGTCACCTGCATGGTGATGCCGCCAGTATGGCTCGGTTCACAGAATCCTGGCCAATGGAACAAACCCTTCTGCATACACACACGCAGTGAAACACAGCTGGCAATCCTCACCGATATCGTCACTTCTCTGCATGGTCTGGGGTTCCGCAAGTTGGTAATCCTCAATGGTCACGGTGGCAATAGTTTCAAACCCTACGTGCGCGACCTGGCCATGCGCTATCCCGATTTCACCATCGTCGTGGTGGACTGGTGGACCACAGTGCCCACCGCCGGTTATTTTGAAGAGCAACCCGATGAACATGCCGGGGAGCAGGAGACCTCGGTGATGCTCCATTACCATCCGGAGTTGGTAGATATGGCAAAGGCGGGTGATGGTAAGGTCGCTCCCTGCCGTATTGCCGGTGTCGACAACAAAACAGGATGGATGCCGAGGAACTGGGATGAGGTGTCGGCAGATACAGGCATCGGTAACCCCAGGAAATCGACAGCCGAAAAGGGAAGCCGCTATGTGCAGGCAGTGGTGGAGAAGATCACCTCCCTGCTGGTCGACCTGAAACTTGACAGATAG
- a CDS encoding methylmalonyl-CoA mutase small subunit, which yields MSKEREKLITDFPPVSTQEWMDVVTKDLKGADFQKRLVWKTNEGFQVNPFYRAEDVEGMAALENLPGQFPYVRGTKKENVWYVRQNIDVQDFAEANRKAITLIGKGVTALGFYLPDEGLTAEKIATLLKGIAPDKVELNFNTCISHTRMLARLVVDYVTAQKLDVMQCFGSIEHDPFRKILKLGVDESNWLDQAVEMVQITAPLPRYKALVVTGELLNNAGAYGYQELGYSLSYGNQLLSKLIEKGVDPSLAAKKIKFDLGVGSNYFMEIAKFRAARWLWAEIVNAYRPTCAHDCDNKAADGTCRCAAKMNIHAITSRFNQSLYDPYVNLLRTQTEAMSATIGAVDSLTVRPFDEAFETPTAFAERIAVNQQLLLKEESHFDKVTDPSSGSYYIETLTASLAEQAWKLFLETEEKGFYEALKAGSVQDAINASAESRFGAAASRKEILLGTNQYPNAKETMAGKIEEKEKHGCGCNHKNEQTPLKKLNSGRLADPFNELRLATERSGKTPKVFMLTIGNLAMRLARSQFSGNFFACAGYELIDNLGFKTVAEGVQAAREKKADVVVLCSSDEEYATYAPEAFDLLKDGSELFVVAGAPACMDDLKSHGIEHFIHVRSNVLETLQMFNDKLL from the coding sequence ATGAGCAAAGAGAGAGAAAAACTTATCACCGATTTCCCACCGGTTTCCACCCAGGAATGGATGGATGTCGTCACCAAAGACCTGAAAGGTGCCGACTTCCAGAAGAGACTGGTTTGGAAAACCAATGAAGGGTTTCAAGTGAACCCCTTCTACCGTGCCGAAGATGTGGAAGGAATGGCCGCGCTGGAGAACCTGCCGGGTCAGTTTCCCTACGTGCGGGGCACAAAGAAGGAGAATGTATGGTATGTGCGTCAGAACATCGACGTGCAGGATTTCGCCGAAGCCAACCGGAAAGCAATCACACTGATCGGTAAGGGGGTAACCGCCCTGGGATTCTACCTTCCCGATGAAGGCCTCACCGCGGAGAAGATCGCGACACTGCTAAAAGGCATCGCTCCCGACAAGGTGGAGCTCAACTTCAACACATGCATCTCCCATACCCGTATGCTGGCCCGTCTGGTGGTCGATTATGTGACTGCACAGAAGTTGGATGTGATGCAGTGCTTCGGCTCCATCGAGCACGACCCCTTCCGGAAGATTCTGAAGCTGGGTGTCGATGAATCCAACTGGCTGGACCAGGCGGTGGAGATGGTACAGATCACCGCACCGCTACCCCGTTACAAGGCACTGGTCGTCACCGGCGAACTGCTGAACAATGCAGGGGCCTATGGCTATCAGGAGCTTGGTTACAGCCTATCCTACGGCAACCAGTTGCTCTCGAAGCTGATCGAGAAGGGAGTGGATCCCTCGCTGGCAGCCAAGAAGATCAAATTCGACCTGGGTGTCGGCTCCAACTACTTCATGGAGATTGCCAAGTTCCGCGCTGCCCGCTGGCTCTGGGCCGAGATCGTGAATGCCTACCGCCCAACCTGCGCGCACGACTGTGACAACAAGGCTGCCGACGGCACCTGCCGCTGCGCCGCCAAGATGAATATACATGCCATCACCTCGCGCTTCAACCAGTCGCTCTACGACCCCTACGTGAACCTGCTGCGCACCCAGACAGAGGCCATGTCGGCCACCATCGGTGCAGTTGACTCGCTCACGGTGCGTCCTTTCGACGAAGCTTTCGAGACGCCTACCGCCTTTGCCGAACGAATCGCCGTGAACCAGCAGCTGCTGCTCAAGGAGGAGTCGCACTTCGATAAGGTGACCGATCCCTCTTCCGGCTCCTATTACATTGAGACGCTCACCGCCTCGCTGGCGGAGCAAGCCTGGAAACTGTTCCTCGAAACAGAGGAAAAGGGCTTCTACGAAGCACTCAAGGCAGGCAGCGTGCAGGATGCCATCAACGCTTCTGCCGAGAGCCGTTTCGGTGCCGCCGCCAGCCGCAAGGAGATCCTGCTGGGCACCAACCAGTATCCCAACGCTAAGGAAACCATGGCCGGGAAGATCGAAGAGAAAGAGAAACATGGCTGTGGCTGCAACCACAAGAACGAACAGACACCGTTGAAGAAGCTCAACAGCGGCAGGCTTGCCGATCCCTTCAACGAGCTGCGTCTGGCCACCGAACGGAGCGGTAAAACACCGAAGGTGTTCATGCTTACCATCGGCAACCTGGCCATGCGCCTTGCGCGCTCGCAGTTCTCCGGCAACTTCTTCGCCTGTGCCGGTTACGAGCTGATCGACAACCTCGGCTTCAAGACCGTGGCCGAAGGGGTGCAGGCAGCACGCGAAAAGAAAGCCGACGTGGTGGTGCTCTGCTCAAGCGATGAGGAGTATGCAACCTATGCACCGGAGGCGTTCGACCTGCTGAAGGATGGCTCCGAGCTGTTCGTCGTGGCTGGTGCTCCCGCCTGCATGGACGACCTGAAGTCCCATGGCATTGAACACTTCATTCACGTGCGAAGCAACGTGCTGGAGACCCTCCAGATGTTTAATGACAAACTATTATAA
- a CDS encoding prenyltransferase, whose translation MDGDGKVINWIKVAHPWAIPASASPALVGFSYVFYLSQTGDIEGVNWRFGLLGILGAIIFHLAGNLISEYHDYVSGVDIKEKTGPERLIVKGLFKPKTVLYYGYVVLTVGILLGIYLLVHTGLPMLAFGFIGIISSTLYYRFKYVALGDLIIFISYGMAIALGVAYVMSQQLIWPTLLVVAPTGLLVVAILHANNTRDMLQDKAAGIRTQAMRLGVEGSQVVYQTILLLAYMLVALAVLLGILAPLSFVTLLSFPLAMRNIKLMKKATIEDLGIIRFLDTDTAKLVLIFSLLLVAANFVAPFI comes from the coding sequence ATGGACGGAGATGGAAAAGTGATTAATTGGATCAAGGTAGCTCACCCCTGGGCCATCCCGGCATCGGCTTCACCGGCGCTGGTAGGCTTCTCATACGTTTTTTATCTTTCCCAAACGGGGGATATTGAGGGTGTGAACTGGCGCTTCGGCCTGCTTGGGATCCTGGGAGCCATCATCTTCCATCTTGCCGGCAACCTGATCAGTGAGTACCACGATTACGTGAGTGGTGTGGATATCAAGGAAAAGACCGGTCCCGAGCGGTTGATCGTGAAGGGACTCTTCAAACCCAAAACAGTATTGTATTACGGTTATGTGGTTTTGACCGTTGGCATCCTCCTGGGCATCTACCTGCTGGTACATACCGGTCTGCCCATGCTGGCATTCGGGTTCATCGGGATCATCAGCTCCACCCTCTACTATCGATTCAAGTATGTGGCGCTGGGTGACCTGATCATCTTCATCAGCTACGGCATGGCCATCGCCCTGGGGGTGGCCTACGTGATGAGTCAACAACTCATCTGGCCGACCCTCCTAGTGGTAGCCCCCACGGGGCTACTGGTGGTGGCAATCCTGCATGCCAACAACACGCGCGACATGCTGCAGGACAAGGCAGCCGGCATCCGCACACAGGCCATGCGCTTGGGGGTGGAAGGCTCACAGGTGGTCTACCAGACCATCCTGCTGCTGGCCTACATGCTGGTCGCACTCGCGGTGCTGCTTGGGATACTGGCTCCCCTGTCGTTCGTGACGCTGTTGAGCTTCCCGTTGGCAATGCGGAACATCAAGCTGATGAAGAAAGCAACGATTGAGGATTTGGGTATCATCCGATTTCTTGATACCGACACCGCCAAGTTGGTGCTGATCTTCAGCCTGCTGCTCGTCGCCGCAAATTTTGTCGCTCCCTTTATATAA
- the scpA gene encoding methylmalonyl-CoA mutase: MQPNFKDIDIQNDGFYTVDVKEWAEKNEVKADWLTPEQIPVKPVYTKEDLEGMEHLNYAAGVAPYLRGPYSTMYVMRPWTIRQYAGFSTAEESNAFYRRNLAAGQKGLSVAFDLPTHRGYDADNERVVGDVGKAGVSICSVEDMKILFDGIPLNKMSVSMTMNGAVLPVLAFYIVAAQEQGAKLEEMAGTIQNDILKEFMVRNTYIYPPKFSMKIIADIFEFTSQKMPKFNSISISGYHMQEAGATADIELAYTLADGIEYLRAGIDAGIDVDAFAPRLSFFWAIGMNHFMEIAKMRAARLLWAKIVKSFGAKNPKSMALRTHSQTSGWSLTEQDPFNNVGRTCVEAMAAALGHTQSLHTNALDEAIALPTDFSARIARNTQIYIQEETQITRQVDPWAGSYYVESLTQELVDKAWEHIQEIEKLGGMAKAIETGIPKMRIEEAAARTQARIDSGLQAIIGVNRYRLDKEDPIDILDIDNTEVRKQQVERLNSLRAGRDNAVVEKALEAITRCVESGQGNLLELSVEAARVRATLGEISDACEKVVGRYNAVIRTIAGVYSSESKADATLEQARALTDQFAHKEGRRPRIMVAKMGQDGHDRGAKVVATGYADCGFDVDMGPLFQTPAEAARQAVENDVHVLGVSSLAAGHKTLVPQVVAELQRLGRPDIVVIAGGVIPAQDYDYLYKAGVAAIFGPGSSVTKSACDIMHILMEE; encoded by the coding sequence ATGCAACCAAATTTTAAAGATATTGACATTCAGAACGATGGTTTCTATACCGTCGACGTGAAGGAGTGGGCCGAGAAGAATGAGGTCAAGGCCGACTGGCTTACACCCGAGCAGATTCCTGTGAAGCCGGTCTACACGAAGGAGGACCTCGAAGGGATGGAGCATCTCAACTATGCTGCCGGTGTGGCTCCCTATTTGCGTGGACCCTATTCCACTATGTACGTGATGCGTCCCTGGACCATCCGCCAGTATGCCGGCTTCTCCACCGCCGAGGAATCGAACGCTTTCTATCGCCGAAACCTCGCTGCAGGTCAGAAAGGGCTTTCGGTAGCCTTCGACCTCCCCACGCATCGTGGCTACGATGCCGACAACGAGCGTGTGGTGGGCGATGTCGGCAAGGCCGGCGTTTCCATCTGCTCGGTAGAGGACATGAAGATCCTCTTCGATGGCATTCCCCTCAACAAGATGTCGGTCTCGATGACCATGAACGGAGCCGTGCTGCCCGTCCTTGCCTTCTACATTGTTGCAGCCCAGGAACAGGGTGCGAAGCTCGAAGAGATGGCCGGAACCATCCAGAACGACATCCTCAAGGAGTTCATGGTGCGCAACACCTACATCTACCCGCCCAAGTTCTCGATGAAGATCATCGCCGACATTTTCGAGTTCACCTCACAGAAGATGCCCAAGTTCAACTCCATCTCCATCTCCGGCTACCACATGCAGGAGGCGGGAGCCACTGCCGATATCGAGCTGGCCTACACGCTGGCCGACGGTATTGAGTACCTGCGTGCCGGCATCGATGCCGGCATCGACGTGGATGCCTTCGCACCCCGTCTCTCCTTCTTCTGGGCCATCGGTATGAACCACTTCATGGAGATCGCCAAGATGCGTGCCGCCCGTCTGTTGTGGGCCAAGATCGTGAAGAGCTTCGGCGCGAAGAACCCCAAGTCGATGGCGCTGCGCACCCACTCGCAGACCTCCGGCTGGTCGCTCACCGAACAGGATCCCTTCAACAACGTGGGACGTACCTGCGTAGAGGCGATGGCAGCAGCCCTGGGTCACACCCAGTCGCTCCACACCAACGCGCTGGATGAGGCAATCGCGCTGCCGACCGATTTCTCGGCCCGCATTGCCCGCAACACCCAGATTTACATCCAGGAGGAGACCCAAATCACCCGCCAGGTAGATCCCTGGGCCGGTTCCTACTACGTGGAGTCGCTCACCCAGGAGCTGGTGGACAAGGCATGGGAACACATCCAGGAGATCGAGAAGCTGGGCGGTATGGCCAAGGCCATCGAAACCGGCATCCCCAAGATGCGCATCGAGGAGGCGGCAGCCCGCACCCAGGCACGCATCGACTCCGGTTTGCAGGCCATCATCGGTGTGAACCGTTATCGTCTCGACAAGGAGGATCCGATCGATATCCTTGATATCGACAACACGGAAGTGCGCAAGCAACAGGTGGAACGGCTCAACAGCCTCCGTGCCGGTCGCGACAACGCCGTGGTAGAGAAGGCACTAGAGGCCATCACTCGTTGCGTGGAGAGTGGCCAGGGTAATCTGTTGGAGCTCTCGGTGGAGGCTGCCCGCGTTCGCGCCACGCTGGGTGAGATCTCCGATGCATGTGAGAAGGTGGTAGGACGTTACAACGCAGTAATCAGAACAATTGCAGGAGTGTATTCATCAGAATCAAAAGCAGATGCCACGCTGGAACAGGCGCGTGCGCTGACCGACCAGTTCGCCCATAAGGAAGGGCGCAGACCCCGTATCATGGTTGCCAAGATGGGCCAGGACGGACACGACCGCGGTGCCAAAGTAGTCGCCACAGGCTATGCCGACTGTGGTTTTGACGTGGATATGGGACCCCTGTTTCAGACACCCGCCGAGGCAGCCCGTCAGGCAGTGGAGAACGACGTCCATGTGTTGGGTGTCTCCTCGCTCGCTGCCGGACACAAGACCCTCGTGCCGCAGGTGGTGGCAGAGTTGCAACGTCTCGGCCGTCCCGATATCGTGGTGATTGCCGGTGGGGTGATTCCCGCACAGGATTATGACTATCTCTACAAGGCTGGAGTGGCGGCCATCTTCGGCCCCGGCAGCTCGGTGACCAAGTCGGCTTGTGACATCATGCACATCTTGATGGAGGAGTAA